Part of the Streptococcaceae bacterium ESL0687 genome is shown below.
TGTCATTTCAAGAATCGTTTGAACTTCTTCTTTAGTTAAGGGATTACTTATGATGTTTCTTTCAACAAAAGCAATTTGATGTTTGGTAAACCAAGCTTTGGCCTTTTTACAACTTGTGCAAGATGGGGCAGTATAAACAGTAAGCATAAATCACACTCCTTTGTAAAGGGAACCACTATCATGTGATTATTATATCATACGTTATTAATATTGCAAGCCTTTTCAGAAATTTAATTTATCGAAAATATATTTAACTGTTATTAATCTTCTATTTCAATTTCTCCAAGTTCCAAACCTAAATCTTCACTTTCAGCGGCCTTGGCTGGTTTATCCTTCTTAGAATCTGCTACTGGCTTATCATCTTCTAGCATCCCAAACTTAATTCGAACTTCCCTATCAATCTCATCAAAGACCTCAGGGTGTTCCTTAAGATAAGCTTTGGCTTTTTCAGAACCTTGACCGATTCTCTCACCCTTATATGAATACCAAGCACCTGATTTGTTGACAATGTCCAAATCTGATGCGATTTTTAACAGCTCTCCAGTTTGTGAGATCCCCTCACCATACATGATTTCAACCTCAGCCACTTTGAAAGGTGGTGCAACCTTATTTTTAACAACCTTAATCTTGGTTTCCTTACCAACATTTTGATCTTTTTCATCCCCAGTACCCTTGATTTGTGTATTTCCACGAACGTCAAGACGGATTGATGAATAGAACTTAAGCGCACGTCCACCAGGAGTTGTTTCTGGGTTACCAAACATTACCCCAACTTTTTCACGCAGCTGGTTGATGAAGATAGCAATTGTCTTAGTCTTGTTGATACTGGCTGATAGCTTACGCATGGCCTGACTCATCATCCGAGCCTGTAGACCCACGTGAGAATCTCCGATGTCGCCGTCAATTTCAGCGCGCGGTACAAGGGCTGCAACCGAGTCGATAACAACCAGATCAATAGCACCACTGTCGATTAGTTTTCCAGCGATTTCAAGACCTTGTTCTCCACTATCAGGTTGTGATAAAAGGAGTTCGTCAATATTAACACCTAGGGCTTGGGCATAGGCAGGATCAAGTGCGTGTTCGGCATCAATGAAGGCTGCAATCCCACCCTCTTTTTGAGCCTGAGCTACAGCGTGCAGGGCCACAGTTGTCTTACCAGATGATTCTGGCCCATAGATTTCAATAATTCTTCCTTTAGGGTAACCACCTGCACCAAGGGCAATATCAAGAGCCAGGCTTCCAGAACTCATAACTTGAACCTTCTGCTCAGCCTTGTCACCAAGACGCATAAGTGCTCCCTTACCGTAGTCTTTTTCAATTATTTTAAGGGCATCATTGAGGGCACGTTCCCTCTCGTCACCAAATTTCTTTGTAACTTCTTCTGTTTTTTTCTTAACTTTAGCCAATTTTTTCTCCAATCTTAAATTGTAACAAGGTAGGTCTATTATACCATTTTTAGGTCCATAGTTCATGTTAGACCACTTGGATAAAATACCCATCACTTCCCTTATTTACCCATTAGTTACCTATTCATACGAAAAAAATTAATTATTTTACCCTTAAAATTTTATTTATATTTTCAACTAAAATCTTAGTCTTTTTTTGGAAAAAGAACTATAATGGTCTCTATACATTTATTTAGTGGAGGAAACTTATGCCCTTATTAGAACTTAAAGATATTAAAAAATCTTACTACCTGGGAAAGGAAGAATTCCCTGTATTAAAGGGTATTAATTTATCCTTTGAACGAGGAGAATTTGCAAGTATTCTCGGTGAATCTGGGGGTGGAAAATCAACCCTCATGAATATCATCGGAGGACTAGACAATAAATTTTCCGGCGAGGTGATTGTTAATAACGTCAACCAAAGATCAAAAACAGAAAAGGCCATGGATGAATACCGCAGAAGTACCATCGGTTTTATTTTCCAAAGTTTTAATCTCGTTAATTATTTGACTGTTTTAGACAATGTCCTTTTAAGCCTTAAAATGACTAGCCTTTCCCACCAGGAACAGGTGAAAAAAGCTGAAGACTTATTAAGACAAGTGGGTCTCTTTGACCATCGAAAAAAGAAACCCAATCAGTTATCTGGTGGACAAAAGCAAAGGGTAGCCATCGCCCGAGCCCTCGCTAATAGCCCTGAAATTATTATCGCTGATGAGCCGACAGGTGCCCTAGACAGTCAAAATACAAGAGATGTTCTTCGGATCTTAAGAGAAATTGCTGAAAGTGGTACAACCGTTGTTGTCGTAACCCATTCGCAAGAGGTTGCTGACTACGGAACAAGAATTATTAGGCTTGCTGATGGGCGAATTGTTGATGATGAAAAGTTAAGGGATCCTTATCAGGTTGTAGAAAAACCTAAAAACTTCAAAGCCAAGGCCTTAAGTTTTGCAAGTTCCCTTGGAATGTCTTGGAAGCATTTCAAATATAACTGGAAGCAAAACCTTCTAATTTCAATTGGTACAGGGATTGGACTTTTTGCCGTTATGCTCTTTTTAGGACTTGGAAACGGAATTAGCAAGTTTGCCGAAAAGCAGGTATCTGAGCAACTCAATCCCAACCATCCAACTATTATGAGGAGGGTCTCAAAGGATGATAAAACTCCTAATGAATTAGCCCTACAAGAAAGCAGCCAGGCCGTCTTAACAGGAGATTCAAAAGTTTTATTTGATGATGCCTTAATTGCAAAACTTAAAAGTGTTAACCATGTCACAGCAGTTGAGGAAACTTACAGTATTCCTCTAGTCGTTCCTGGTAAAATCACCCTCAATGACCAATCTGAAAACTTCCAAACAGTAGTAAGTTGGGGAAGTAACCAGCAGGAAGCTTCAGTCAAAGAAGGACACATTCCAGGCGACAACGAAGTCCTTATAAGTAAACAAACTGCTATGAAATTTAATCCCGATGATTATAGTTCAATCGTTGGTAAAGAGGTCAAAGTTAACTATTCT
Proteins encoded:
- the recA gene encoding recombinase RecA codes for the protein MAKVKKKTEEVTKKFGDERERALNDALKIIEKDYGKGALMRLGDKAEQKVQVMSSGSLALDIALGAGGYPKGRIIEIYGPESSGKTTVALHAVAQAQKEGGIAAFIDAEHALDPAYAQALGVNIDELLLSQPDSGEQGLEIAGKLIDSGAIDLVVIDSVAALVPRAEIDGDIGDSHVGLQARMMSQAMRKLSASINKTKTIAIFINQLREKVGVMFGNPETTPGGRALKFYSSIRLDVRGNTQIKGTGDEKDQNVGKETKIKVVKNKVAPPFKVAEVEIMYGEGISQTGELLKIASDLDIVNKSGAWYSYKGERIGQGSEKAKAYLKEHPEVFDEIDREVRIKFGMLEDDKPVADSKKDKPAKAAESEDLGLELGEIEIED
- a CDS encoding ATP-binding cassette domain-containing protein is translated as MPLLELKDIKKSYYLGKEEFPVLKGINLSFERGEFASILGESGGGKSTLMNIIGGLDNKFSGEVIVNNVNQRSKTEKAMDEYRRSTIGFIFQSFNLVNYLTVLDNVLLSLKMTSLSHQEQVKKAEDLLRQVGLFDHRKKKPNQLSGGQKQRVAIARALANSPEIIIADEPTGALDSQNTRDVLRILREIAESGTTVVVVTHSQEVADYGTRIIRLADGRIVDDEKLRDPYQVVEKPKNFKAKALSFASSLGMSWKHFKYNWKQNLLISIGTGIGLFAVMLFLGLGNGISKFAEKQVSEQLNPNHPTIMRRVSKDDKTPNELALQESSQAVLTGDSKVLFDDALIAKLKSVNHVTAVEETYSIPLVVPGKITLNDQSENFQTVVSWGSNQQEASVKEGHIPGDNEVLISKQTAMKFNPDDYSSIVGKEVKVNYSTLSSDGTKAVTIEKNYTVSGIVDSLTSSNMAIFSYKGLKESLEAAGAQTKSSIVSVDIDDSKNVDQVLSDIQNIKVDGKKAFVTLGTGDILKTINGYLDIIKYVLAAIAGISLIVSIFMIVVTTYMSVTERTKEIGILRAMGARKKDIRRLFTGESLMLGLLAAIIAIAGALLGEFGLNKALYDLAKFDLVQVTSSDIIFAILVGIVIALLSSIAPSSRASKMNTIEALSVD